The genomic DNA TTGTTTCTACACTTTTATCGATCTTCTTTTAATTGATTCTCTCGATAGCTTCATAATTGaaaaacaaaatttccttttttggatAATAAATAATTAAGATGCGGTAGaagaacacaaaaaaaaaatgctcTGTCCAGTACCTGATTTTCCTCAGTTGCTCAAACAGCTCAAGTGAGTAGACGTTATCGTCATCGGCGAAGTACACAATCCCATCCAGGCGATGCCGCTGGATATGCTCAAGCGCTGTATTCCGCTGATGGACGCCTCTGTCCTTGATAttggttgagttcttcttgcAGACAAGATGCCTGTACACGACGCCGGTGTCCATGAGAATCTCGGAGGTCTCCACAGAAGCCACGTTCATCTCCACCACGATCCAAAGAAGCGGAGGAGGCACCAAGCGCAGCGTCTGCCCCAGTCTGTTCAGGTAGTAGCCCTGGGAAGCGCGATTGTACGTGGGAGTAACGACGATCAGCAGCTTTCCGTTGCGCGATAGATCTGGTAGCTCATCCATGGTGTGCGTCTTGTCGTCGAACCCATGGATCTCGATTTCCTGAGGGCCAGAAGGAAGAAGGGCTACGAGATCGCGGCGCGGAAGGTTGTTATCGGTACTTATGGAAGAAGATGAGGAGGCGGTGGTGGGAGAAAGTAACGGGAAGTCGTCGAGCTCCGCGAAGGGGTAGAGACCGAAGAGGAagccgaagaggaagaagaggagcaaGCGGAAGACGTGGCGCTTCCATGGATAAGGATTGCTGTGATGCTGCGGCTTAGCACGGGAGGCGAGGAATGAGTAAGGAGGAGCAGCAGCAGAGGCGCCGCCGCTGGAGTGCTGCCGGCCGGCGTTGAGGTAGGGAATCGCTTGGAAGTGGTGAAGAGGACGATCGCCGACAGCGTTGGCTGCCGATTGAGTTCGACGAGTGGATAGCATGTGACCCAGAAAGCAAGCAACTGTCTATCATTTGGATCAGAGGCAGATCGGAAAGAGCAGGAGGAGAAAAGGTGGCCGGAGTCTGAGATGAGGAAGGAGACGGAGATGGACCGCCATGGCCGTCCGCCGTATCGAATGCTCAAAATGGgcggaagaggaagaggaagaagatctagATCGGAAGTGGATTATCGGGGAATATTAATTTtggaaatttaatttgattttagtcAAATTATTTTGGGGAAACTGGtgattcagttttaaaaatatcaaaacagTCCTTTAtcctatttttttattaaaaaatatttatgcctccaattttaaaattttcaaaaacagtcCTGTATCCGATTTTTtatgtataaaatatttatattcaaGTACGCTTAAGCAACTTTctc from Zingiber officinale cultivar Zhangliang chromosome 4A, Zo_v1.1, whole genome shotgun sequence includes the following:
- the LOC121971951 gene encoding probable beta-1,4-xylosyltransferase IRX9H, with protein sequence MLSTRRTQSAANAVGDRPLHHFQAIPYLNAGRQHSSGGASAAAPPYSFLASRAKPQHHSNPYPWKRHVFRLLLFFLFGFLFGLYPFAELDDFPLLSPTTASSSSSISTDNNLPRRDLVALLPSGPQEIEIHGFDDKTHTMDELPDLSRNGKLLIVVTPTYNRASQGYYLNRLGQTLRLVPPPLLWIVVEMNVASVETSEILMDTGVVYRHLVCKKNSTNIKDRGVHQRNTALEHIQRHRLDGIVYFADDDNVYSLELFEQLRKIRRFGVWPVAMLSQSKNKAILEGPVCNGSQVIGWHTNEKSKRLRRFHVDMSGFAFNSTIIWDPRKWHRPNSDAIRQLDSVKEGFQETTFIEQIVEDESQMEGLPKGCSRIMNWHLHLDSRNLVYPKGWQVPNNLDTIVRLKVQLSQGKHLT